The following proteins are co-located in the Sporolituus thermophilus DSM 23256 genome:
- a CDS encoding YjiG family protein, producing the protein MANKSLADVFVDGAKKGWNIGVNSLLPNVLMAFALIQVLKVTGLLDVLGKVFAPVMAIFGLPGQAVMVLISAWLSMGGGVGVAASLYSQGILNNTHVTILLPAIILMGAQIQYMGRLLGTAGVQPRFYPMLFGICIVNALIAMLIMRFFA; encoded by the coding sequence ATGGCAAACAAATCGCTGGCTGATGTTTTTGTCGACGGTGCGAAAAAAGGCTGGAATATCGGGGTCAACAGCCTCCTGCCCAACGTACTGATGGCGTTTGCCCTTATTCAGGTCTTAAAGGTCACCGGCCTGCTTGATGTCCTGGGGAAAGTCTTTGCGCCGGTCATGGCGATCTTTGGCCTGCCCGGCCAGGCCGTGATGGTGCTTATCAGCGCCTGGCTGTCCATGGGCGGCGGCGTCGGCGTCGCGGCCAGCCTGTATTCGCAGGGAATTTTGAACAATACCCATGTCACTATTCTCCTGCCGGCCATTATTCTGATGGGCGCCCAAATCCAATATATGGGCCGTCTGCTCGGCACCGCCGGCGTCCAGCCCCGCTTTTATCCCATGCTGTTCGGCATTTGTATTGTCAACGCTCTCATCGCCATGCTGATTATGCGTTTCTTTGCCTGA
- a CDS encoding amidohydrolase → MTDLATRVKEVWATLHEMPEVGFEEVKTSAFLADALRAAGYQVQTGVGGTGVVGVLDSGNPGPVLALRADMDALGHMVEGKPCAIHSCGHDAHSAMVLTVAEELARKGIERGKLKILFQPAEEKLFGALRVIEDGAIDDVEMVVGIHLRPIQEARSGQATPALYHGASYIMEATIHGLTAHGARPHLGINAIDAAAAAVNAVNAIHMNPTIPATVKVTKLHAGGAALNAIPDKAVMALDLRSQDNGLMDDLIKKTTRAIEAAAATVGATAEVKVSGGCPAAEYDKDMVELAKEAITAVLGPDGLLAPITTPGGEDFHFFVKHKPSIKAAYIGLGADAAPGLHHQEMKFNPDALINGVNILLYMVDKLVGIRA, encoded by the coding sequence ATGACCGATTTAGCGACAAGAGTGAAAGAAGTGTGGGCCACCCTGCACGAAATGCCGGAAGTGGGCTTCGAAGAAGTGAAAACTTCGGCTTTTCTGGCTGATGCGCTCCGCGCGGCCGGCTATCAGGTCCAGACCGGCGTCGGCGGCACCGGCGTCGTCGGCGTCCTTGACAGCGGCAACCCCGGCCCGGTTTTGGCGCTCCGCGCCGATATGGACGCCCTGGGCCATATGGTTGAAGGCAAGCCCTGCGCCATCCATTCCTGCGGCCATGACGCCCATTCGGCGATGGTGCTGACGGTGGCGGAAGAACTGGCCCGTAAAGGCATTGAACGGGGCAAGCTCAAAATTCTCTTCCAACCGGCCGAAGAAAAACTGTTTGGCGCACTGCGGGTGATTGAAGACGGCGCCATCGACGATGTCGAGATGGTGGTAGGCATCCACCTCCGCCCCATTCAGGAAGCCCGGAGCGGCCAGGCTACGCCTGCCCTCTACCACGGCGCCAGCTACATCATGGAGGCGACCATTCACGGCCTGACTGCCCACGGCGCCCGCCCGCACCTGGGCATAAACGCCATTGACGCGGCAGCAGCCGCGGTTAATGCCGTAAATGCCATCCATATGAACCCGACGATTCCGGCGACGGTCAAAGTCACTAAACTCCATGCCGGCGGCGCGGCGCTAAACGCCATTCCCGACAAGGCCGTCATGGCCCTCGACCTGCGCTCGCAGGACAACGGCCTAATGGACGACCTGATCAAGAAAACCACCCGGGCCATCGAGGCGGCCGCCGCTACCGTCGGCGCCACCGCCGAGGTAAAAGTATCAGGCGGCTGTCCGGCAGCCGAATATGACAAGGATATGGTCGAGCTGGCGAAAGAAGCGATTACCGCCGTCCTCGGCCCGGACGGCTTGCTGGCCCCCATCACCACGCCCGGCGGTGAGGATTTTCACTTTTTCGTAAAGCATAAGCCGAGTATCAAAGCTGCTTACATCGGCCTTGGCGCCGATGCCGCCCCCGGCCTGCACCATCAGGAAATGAAGTTTAATCCCGACGCCCTGATTAATGGGGTAAACATCCTGCTCTACATGGTAGATAAATTAGTCGGCATTAGAGCCTAA
- a CDS encoding flavin reductase family protein: protein MREVPYTEYATKAIEILSKGAFLTTAHGGKTNTMTIAWGNIGFMWGKPVFTVMVRPSRYTYQLIEQSGEFTVSIPLQDMQQALALCGTKSGRDLDKIAAAGLTLLPGQKVATPVIAGCGLHYECKIVYKQPMDPAALDPAYKAKCYASGDFHTLYFGEIVACYREE from the coding sequence ATGCGCGAAGTTCCGTATACCGAATATGCAACTAAAGCCATTGAAATCCTCAGCAAGGGCGCCTTTCTGACCACCGCCCACGGCGGCAAAACCAACACCATGACGATTGCCTGGGGTAACATCGGCTTTATGTGGGGCAAGCCGGTATTTACCGTCATGGTCCGTCCCTCCCGCTATACCTACCAATTAATTGAACAGAGCGGCGAGTTTACGGTCAGCATCCCCCTGCAGGACATGCAGCAGGCCCTTGCCCTGTGCGGCACTAAGTCCGGCCGGGATCTAGACAAGATCGCCGCAGCCGGCCTCACCCTGCTCCCCGGGCAAAAAGTCGCTACCCCGGTCATTGCCGGCTGCGGTCTTCACTACGAGTGCAAAATTGTCTACAAGCAACCCATGGACCCCGCCGCCCTTGACCCGGCCTACAAGGCCAAGTGCTACGCAAGCGGCGACTTCCATACCCTGTACTTTGGCGAAATCGTCGCCTGCTACCGCGAAGAGTAA
- a CDS encoding LacI family DNA-binding transcriptional regulator, whose product MPITIRDVAQQAGVSKSTISRYLNGRYECMSLETRQRIARVIAELDYRPNAVARSLKQKRTHTVGAIVANILNPFSTSIIRGVEDYCKKHGFNLILCNADDDPVKEREYIEMLTAKQIDGLIINTTGGNNPLVKEVNASVPVVLIDRKAPEMGLDTVTVDSDLGARLAIGHLVGLGHRRIAMFTLPCDQVSPRLERVRGYQAALAEYNIPFRPELLVETDTQLETVTAKVRELLARAPGERPTAIFGANNLMTMAIVKALKRLGVAIPRDMAVIGFDDWEWAELIDPPITVVAQPVYDMGIKAAAVLIKRIKAGKPPKKPATVVFAPQLVVRASCGELLNA is encoded by the coding sequence ATGCCGATCACCATTCGGGACGTTGCCCAGCAGGCGGGTGTATCCAAGAGCACTATTTCCCGTTATCTCAATGGGCGCTACGAGTGCATGAGCCTTGAGACGCGCCAGCGCATCGCCCGGGTCATCGCCGAGCTTGATTACCGCCCCAACGCCGTGGCCCGCAGTCTGAAGCAGAAACGGACCCATACCGTGGGGGCCATTGTCGCCAATATTCTTAACCCTTTTTCCACCAGTATTATCCGCGGGGTGGAGGACTACTGCAAAAAGCACGGGTTCAACCTGATTTTGTGTAACGCCGACGACGACCCGGTCAAAGAGCGCGAATACATCGAAATGCTGACGGCCAAACAGATTGACGGCCTGATTATCAATACTACCGGCGGCAATAATCCCCTGGTTAAAGAGGTAAACGCCAGCGTGCCTGTCGTCCTTATTGACCGAAAAGCGCCAGAAATGGGCCTTGACACCGTTACCGTGGACAGTGACCTGGGAGCGCGGTTGGCGATTGGCCATCTGGTCGGCCTTGGTCACCGCCGCATTGCCATGTTTACTCTGCCCTGCGACCAGGTAAGTCCTCGGCTGGAACGGGTACGCGGCTATCAAGCCGCCCTGGCCGAGTATAACATTCCTTTCCGGCCGGAGCTGCTCGTTGAGACCGATACGCAGCTGGAGACAGTTACCGCCAAGGTGCGGGAGCTGCTGGCAAGAGCGCCGGGCGAGCGGCCTACGGCGATTTTCGGCGCCAATAACCTTATGACCATGGCCATTGTCAAAGCCCTTAAACGCCTGGGGGTAGCCATTCCCCGCGATATGGCGGTCATCGGCTTTGACGACTGGGAATGGGCCGAGCTTATTGATCCGCCGATCACCGTTGTTGCCCAGCCGGTCTATGACATGGGGATTAAAGCGGCGGCCGTGTTGATCAAACGGATTAAGGCCGGCAAACCGCCGAAAAAACCGGCCACGGTAGTGTTTGCCCCGCAGCTGGTCGTCCGTGCGTCCTGCGGCGAACTCCTAAACGCATAA